The proteins below are encoded in one region of Oncorhynchus kisutch isolate 150728-3 linkage group LG14, Okis_V2, whole genome shotgun sequence:
- the si:ch211-266o15.1 gene encoding zinc finger MYM-type protein 4 isoform X4 has translation MAESEEAKQKSQHELRLSKAFDEAVKLSAPMAGESQRQHTPLSTRSLWSSITTGPVFDAPEPVGRPDIDHDFSSDDEGHVFPHISHPTSATFSLAGLGVVEQEDELDGVPVFGVDEEEEEWNIALPKMALGDVESDRESAGRPDTQHAETQDVDQNATDRFLDAVSLSKVRTTSEEASQTAEYRLTIQGESHLSTNHSLSPLPENSLDEGSLNRSTAGGSSRQERSENVFQNPAMGDREDPPISPLMNIKDEPIDEGYDCALLPSTRNIKEELDNTTPEEELRISSVFSVGGGNSYGSPTGSMAASQNTTSIFGPGRSVVPQGPTMTLRSLAPVPQPPQPQPQAPSSSNPANAVRVSCSGCSKILLRGQTAFQRKGSTQLFCSTVCLTGFTLPAIKLRTCYQCLKEIEDPKDVISVITDNNLKDFCSQFCLSVFNRRRKPGPLSKPSVQEPATLRCSMCKKSDTIQHEVTHQGSLHKLCSDECFMRFRSSHNLVINVCESCGEYCASADRNCRRLRVEGVTIKFCSPTCISTYKQTTTKVMPCGRCRDLRLMSDMLESTDSEGKVELFCNSICVNKSWPQNELSGTAFPCTYCKVKAVSQYHLAMVDGTIRNFCSYTCVKTYREAEGSQPPPQQGQMNGSSSTGPPPPAPPQGYFRPYPPSWVPTTGHPYAPAQTSAPPLPYGATPDMARAYGAGQHQPGLPMPPPSSSTSTPKGHVKLSCHQCPQQFRWKPELYEYNGRTMQFCSKPCCVEFKKQRNVIVRCEYCKLEKLVKEVIKYDFIDRPFCSESCNLLFKHDMKGPWRMCAYCANISPNMIHNHFGGKMQEFCSEACMSNYTVLFYEMAKCECCRRQGKMKEQLKCFGAVKLFCTLECVIQYCYQTFQQHPWTSNGTTATQGPSQTPFPFSKPAPVIADVVSLATSPADQPHTTAATALTGALPTSNSHGKSLGDASTQTEAMRISARRRIMKNKAIICKPLMLDQQTSCQIQTQTTEKSMTLTGFAETGFTYTENGEKVRVIVMPVPVPVFIPVPMSLYSQYTPVPMGIPVPVPVPMVIPHSLSRSELKDRKYNVPSQTMAEEEEKDKPVSHGDQGSAYSGDLESEAVSTPHSWGGEDESTSTSNPQRGAEKPSEHPSTAPSSPQLLDLEADYPPDSFDPAAVKGQRLTVKIRRRKRPRDVFPPSKRSCKRSGTIDMVEHTVSLPPARSKLHHKYGVKAWKNWVLQRNKQIDCEFSKDASAKSMVVKENVLQCNSSELSYGLCHFISEVRRPNGQAYPADSIFYLCLGIQQYLFENGRLENIFTDMLYHKFSMEITMMLHYWSPTLLPSGYLHSRVEEEYLWDCKQLGSYSPIVLLNTLLFFGTKLFQFKTMGQHRRLSFTNFTRCTRVTKNGKSSFLRFRPGQDVSDTPDLLALPAKRRLDEEEGDMEMPENTENPLRCPVRLYEFYLSKCSDSVKNRPHLFYLQPELSCHSNSLLWYSAQQLEGPALESMLTRILAVREVHLDELPLHNHYTEASTDDDDDHL, from the exons ATGGCGGAGTCAGAGGAGGCTAAACAAAAATCTCAG CATGAACTCCGGCTGTCCAAGGCTTTTGATGAGGCAGTGAAGCTCTCAGCCCCCATGGCTGGTGAGTCCCAGAGGCAGCACACTCCCCTCTCAACCAGATCTCTCTGGAGCAGCATCACAACCGGACCAGTCTTTGATGCACCAGAACCAGTCGGACGGCCTGACATCGATCATGATTTTAGCAGTGATGATGAGGGGCATGTATTCCCTCACATCTCTCACCCTACCAGTGCTACCTTCTCCCTGGCTGGTCTGGGGGTGGTCGAGCAAGAAGACGAGCTGGATGGGGTTCCTGTGTTTGGggtagatgaggaggaggaggagtggaacaTAGCCCTGCCCAAGATGGCACTGGGTGATGTGGAGTCTGACAGAGAGTCAGCCGGACGACCTGACACACAACATGCAGAGACTCAGGATGTTGATCAAAATGCGACTGACAGATTCCTTGATGCAGTTTCACTTTCCAAAGTTAGAACAA CTTCTGAGGAGGCTAGTCAAACTGCTGAGTACAGACTAACCATACAAGGAGAAAGTCATCTTTCAACTAACCACTCTCTGTCCCCTTTACCAGAGAACAGCTTGG ATGAAGGAAGTCTGAATCGGTCTACGGCTGGGGGATCCAGCCGTCAAGAG AGGTCAGAGAATGTTTTCCAGAACCCAGCGATGGGGGACAGAGAagacccccccatctctcccctcatgAACATCAAGGATGAGCCCATAGATGAAGGATATGACTGTGCCCTTCTACCCTCAACACGGAATATCAAGGAGGAACTGGACAACACAACTCCTGAG GAGGAGCTGAGAATCAGTTCTGTCTTTTCCGTTGGAGGAGGAAACTCCTATGGCTCTCCCACTG GCTCTATGGCAGCCTCCCAGAACACCACCTCCATATTTGGACCAGGAAGAAGTGTAGTTCCACAGGGGCCAACAATGACCCTCAGGAGCCTGGCTCCAGTGCCCCAGCCaccccagccccaaccccaggCCCCCAGCAGCTCCAACCCAGCCAATGCAGTGCGTGTGTCCTGCTCAGGCTGCTCTAAGATCCTGCTGCGCGGTCAGACTGCCTTCCAACGGAAAGGATCCACCCAGCTCTTCTGCTCCACCGTCTGTCTCACTGGGTTCACCCTGCCTGCCATCAAACTGAGAACCTGTTACCAGTGCCTCaa GGAGATCGAGGACCCCAAAGATGTGATCAGTGTCATTACAGACAATAACCTGAAGGATTTCTGTAGCCAGTTCTGCCTCTCCGTGTTCAACCGCAGGAGGAAACCAGGGCCTCTCTCCAAGCCTTCTGTCCAAGAGCCTGCCACCCTGAGGTGCAGTATGTGCAAGAAAAGCGACACG ATTCAGCACGAGGTGACTCACCAGGGCTCCTTGCACAAACTGTGCAGTGATGAGTGCTTCATGCGCTTCCGCTCCTCCCACAACCTGGTCATAAACGTCTGTGAGAGCTGTGGCGAGTACTGCGCCAGTGCTGACAGGAACTGCCGGAGACTTCGAGTAGAGGGGGTCACCATAAAGTTCTGTAGTCCTACCTGCATTAGCACTTATAAGCAG ACAACCACCAAGGTGATGCCGTGCGGACGCTGCCGTGACCTGAGGCTCATGTCTGACATGTTGGAGAGCACCGACTCGGAGGGCAAGGTGGAACTCTTCTGCAACTCCATCTGTGTCAATAAAAGCTGGCCTCAGAACGAACTGTCAG GAACGGCATTCCCATGTACCTACTGCAAAGTGAAGGCTGTCTCTCAGTACCACCTGGCCATGGTGGACGGCACCATCCGCAACTTCTGCTCCTACACCTGTGTCAAGACCTACCGG GAGGCCGAAGGCAGCCAGCCTCCCCCCCAGCAGGGCCAGATGAACGGCTCCTCGTCCACTGGTCCTCcccctccagcaccaccccaggGCTACTTCCGTCCTTATCCCCCGTCCTGGGTCCCCACTACTGGCCACCCATACGCTCCAGCCCAGACCTCTGCTCCACCTCTACCCTATGGAGCCACCCCAGACATGGCTAGGGCATATGGAGCAGGGCAGCATCAACCAGGGCTGCCcatgccccccccctcctcctctacctccacccccaaGGGGCATGTGAAACTCTCCTGCCATCAGTGCCCTCAGCAGTTCCGCTGGAAACCTGAGCTCTATGAGTACAAT GGTCGCACCATGCAGTTCTGTTCCAAACCTTGCTGTGTTGAGTTTAAGAAACAGCGTAATGTCATAGTGAGGTGTGAATACTGCAAACTGGAGAAGTTGGTCAAAGAAGTCATAAAATATGACTTCATCGATCGGCCCTTCTGCAGCGAGA GCTGTAATCTGCTCTTCAAGCACGACATGAAGGGGCCATGGCGGATGTGTGCCTACTGTGCCAACATCAGCCCCAATATGATCCACAACCACTTTGGTGGCAAGATGCAGGAGTTCTGCAGTGAGGCGTGCATGTCAAATTACACTGTTCTTTTCTATGAG ATGGCTAAGTGTGAGTGCTGCAGACGTCAAGGGAAGATGAAAGAGCAACTGAAGTGTTTTGGGGCTGTGAAGCTGTTCTGTACCTTGGAGTGTGTCATTCAGTACTGCTATCAGACCTTCCAACAGCACCCTTGGACTAGCAATGGCACCACTGCTACACAGG GTCCATCCCAAACTCCATTCCCCTTCTCCAAGCCAGCTCCTGTCATTGCTGATGTTGTATCGTTGGCCACCTCTCCTGCTGACCAGCCCCATACTACGGCTGCCACTGCCTTGACTG GAGCTCTTCCGACGTCTAACTCTCATGGCAAGAGCCTGGGCGATGCGAGCACCCAGACGGAAGCCATGAGGATCTCAGCCCGCCGGAGGATCATGAAGAACAAGGCCATCATCTGTAAACCCCTCATGCTGGACCAGCAGACCAGCTGCCAGATTCAGACGCAGACCACAGAGAAATCAATGACATTAACGG GGTTCGCAGAGACTGGGTTCACGTACACAGAGAACGGGGAGAAAGTGCGGGTGATTGTGATGCCTGTTCCTGTGCCAGTCTTCATCCCAGTGCCTATGAGCTTGTACAGCCAGTACACTCCTGTGCCCATGGGTATCCCTGTGCCT GTGCCAGTGCCCATGGTAATACCTCACTCGTTAAGCCGTTCAGAGCTCAAGGACAGAAAATACAATGTTCCATCTCAGACCATGgccgaggaggaggagaaagacaaACCTGTCTCCCATGGAG ATCAAGGCAGCGCCTACAGTGGGGACCTGGAGTCGGAGGCCGTGTCCACCCCCCACAGCTGGGGTGGAGAGGACGAGTCCACCTCCACATCCAACCCCCAGAGAGGGGCAGAGAAGCCTTCCGAGCACCCCAGCAcagctccctcctcccctcaactTTTGGACCTGGAGGCTGACTACCCCCCTG ATTCGTTTGATCCTGCTGCAGTGAAGGGGCAGAGACTGACTGTAAAGATTAGAAGACGAAAGAGACCCAGAGACGTCTTCCCTCCCAGTAAACGG AGTTGTAAGCGAAGTGGGACTATTGACATGGTGGAGCACACTGTTTCACTCCCTCCTGCCAGATCAAAACTCCATCACAAGTACGGGGTGAAAGCCTGGAAGAATTGGGTCCTGCAGAGGAACAAACAGATTGACTGTGAATTTTCCAAAGATGCCT CAGCTAAATCTATGGTTGTGAAGGAGAACGTGTTGCAGTGTAACTCCTCTGAGCTTAGTTACGGCCTCTGTCATTTCATCAGTGAGGTCCGTCGCCCCAATGGCCAGGCCTACCCTGCTGACAGCATCTTCTACCTTTGTCTGGGCATACAGCAG TATCTATTTGAGAATGGAAGGCTAGAGAATATCTTCACTGATATGCTCTATCATAAGTTCAGCATGGAGATTACTATGATGCTACATTACTGGAGTCCTACCCTGCTGCCCAGCG GCTACCTGCATTCCCGTGTGGAGGAGGAGTACCTGTGGGACTGTAAACAGCTGGGATCCTACTCCCCCATCGTGCTGCTCAACACCTTGCTCTTCTTTGGCACCAAGCTGTTCCAGTTCAAGACCATGGGCCAACACAGACGTCTGTCCTTCACCAACTTCACCCGCTGTACCAGGGTCACCAAGAACGGCAAGAGCTCCTTCCTGAGGTTTAGGCCTGGTCAGGATGTGTCAGACACCCCCG ATCTGCTAGCTTTGCCTGCCAAGAGAAGGCTGGATGAAGAGGAAGGTGACATGGAGATGCCTGAGAATACTGAGAACCCACTACGCTGCCCTGTCAGACTCTACGAGTTCTACCTCTCCAAATG CTCAGACTCGGTGAAGAATAGACCACACCTGTTCTACTTGCAGCCAGAGCTCTCCTGTCACTCAAATAGCCTGCTGTGGTATTCTGCCCAGCAACTAGAAGGCCCTGCGCTGGAAAGCATGCTCACACGCATCCTGGCAGTACGGGAGGTCCACCTGGATGAGCTTCCGCTGCATAATCACTATACTGAAGCCTCCACAGATGATGACGATGACCATTTGTAG
- the si:ch211-266o15.1 gene encoding zinc finger MYM-type protein 4 isoform X2 translates to MGPQFCQKYVMRLYYCVSVRRSMSRGPKLYDRQSITADQGRCCKQGPLRLCTYYSNCSEHELRLSKAFDEAVKLSAPMAGESQRQHTPLSTRSLWSSITTGPVFDAPEPVGRPDIDHDFSSDDEGHVFPHISHPTSATFSLAGLGVVEQEDELDGVPVFGVDEEEEEWNIALPKMALGDVESDRESAGRPDTQHAETQDVDQNATDRFLDAVSLSKVRTTSEEASQTAEYRLTIQGESHLSTNHSLSPLPENSLDEGSLNRSTAGGSSRQERSENVFQNPAMGDREDPPISPLMNIKDEPIDEGYDCALLPSTRNIKEELDNTTPEEELRISSVFSVGGGNSYGSPTGSMAASQNTTSIFGPGRSVVPQGPTMTLRSLAPVPQPPQPQPQAPSSSNPANAVRVSCSGCSKILLRGQTAFQRKGSTQLFCSTVCLTGFTLPAIKLRTCYQCLKEIEDPKDVISVITDNNLKDFCSQFCLSVFNRRRKPGPLSKPSVQEPATLRCSMCKKSDTIQHEVTHQGSLHKLCSDECFMRFRSSHNLVINVCESCGEYCASADRNCRRLRVEGVTIKFCSPTCISTYKQTTTKVMPCGRCRDLRLMSDMLESTDSEGKVELFCNSICVNKSWPQNELSGTAFPCTYCKVKAVSQYHLAMVDGTIRNFCSYTCVKTYREAEGSQPPPQQGQMNGSSSTGPPPPAPPQGYFRPYPPSWVPTTGHPYAPAQTSAPPLPYGATPDMARAYGAGQHQPGLPMPPPSSSTSTPKGHVKLSCHQCPQQFRWKPELYEYNGRTMQFCSKPCCVEFKKQRNVIVRCEYCKLEKLVKEVIKYDFIDRPFCSESCNLLFKHDMKGPWRMCAYCANISPNMIHNHFGGKMQEFCSEACMSNYTVLFYEMAKCECCRRQGKMKEQLKCFGAVKLFCTLECVIQYCYQTFQQHPWTSNGTTATQGPSQTPFPFSKPAPVIADVVSLATSPADQPHTTAATALTGALPTSNSHGKSLGDASTQTEAMRISARRRIMKNKAIICKPLMLDQQTSCQIQTQTTEKSMTLTGFAETGFTYTENGEKVRVIVMPVPVPVFIPVPMSLYSQYTPVPMGIPVPVPVPMVIPHSLSRSELKDRKYNVPSQTMAEEEEKDKPVSHGDQGSAYSGDLESEAVSTPHSWGGEDESTSTSNPQRGAEKPSEHPSTAPSSPQLLDLEADYPPDSFDPAAVKGQRLTVKIRRRKRPRDVFPPSKRSCKRSGTIDMVEHTVSLPPARSKLHHKYGVKAWKNWVLQRNKQIDCEFSKDASKSMVVKENVLQCNSSELSYGLCHFISEVRRPNGQAYPADSIFYLCLGIQQYLFENGRLENIFTDMLYHKFSMEITMMLHYWSPTLLPSGYLHSRVEEEYLWDCKQLGSYSPIVLLNTLLFFGTKLFQFKTMGQHRRLSFTNFTRCTRVTKNGKSSFLRFRPGQDVSDTPDLLALPAKRRLDEEEGDMEMPENTENPLRCPVRLYEFYLSKCSDSVKNRPHLFYLQPELSCHSNSLLWYSAQQLEGPALESMLTRILAVREVHLDELPLHNHYTEASTDDDDDHL, encoded by the exons ATGGGCCCACAGTTCTGTCAAAAGTACGTTATGAGATTGTATTACTGTGTAAGTGTACGACGGTCTATGTCAAGAGGTCCGAAACTTTATGACAGACAGTCCATAACCGCAGATCAGGGTCGCTGTTGCAAGCAAGGGCCACTACGGCTGTGTACCTACTACAGTAACTGTTCAGAG CATGAACTCCGGCTGTCCAAGGCTTTTGATGAGGCAGTGAAGCTCTCAGCCCCCATGGCTGGTGAGTCCCAGAGGCAGCACACTCCCCTCTCAACCAGATCTCTCTGGAGCAGCATCACAACCGGACCAGTCTTTGATGCACCAGAACCAGTCGGACGGCCTGACATCGATCATGATTTTAGCAGTGATGATGAGGGGCATGTATTCCCTCACATCTCTCACCCTACCAGTGCTACCTTCTCCCTGGCTGGTCTGGGGGTGGTCGAGCAAGAAGACGAGCTGGATGGGGTTCCTGTGTTTGGggtagatgaggaggaggaggagtggaacaTAGCCCTGCCCAAGATGGCACTGGGTGATGTGGAGTCTGACAGAGAGTCAGCCGGACGACCTGACACACAACATGCAGAGACTCAGGATGTTGATCAAAATGCGACTGACAGATTCCTTGATGCAGTTTCACTTTCCAAAGTTAGAACAA CTTCTGAGGAGGCTAGTCAAACTGCTGAGTACAGACTAACCATACAAGGAGAAAGTCATCTTTCAACTAACCACTCTCTGTCCCCTTTACCAGAGAACAGCTTGG ATGAAGGAAGTCTGAATCGGTCTACGGCTGGGGGATCCAGCCGTCAAGAG AGGTCAGAGAATGTTTTCCAGAACCCAGCGATGGGGGACAGAGAagacccccccatctctcccctcatgAACATCAAGGATGAGCCCATAGATGAAGGATATGACTGTGCCCTTCTACCCTCAACACGGAATATCAAGGAGGAACTGGACAACACAACTCCTGAG GAGGAGCTGAGAATCAGTTCTGTCTTTTCCGTTGGAGGAGGAAACTCCTATGGCTCTCCCACTG GCTCTATGGCAGCCTCCCAGAACACCACCTCCATATTTGGACCAGGAAGAAGTGTAGTTCCACAGGGGCCAACAATGACCCTCAGGAGCCTGGCTCCAGTGCCCCAGCCaccccagccccaaccccaggCCCCCAGCAGCTCCAACCCAGCCAATGCAGTGCGTGTGTCCTGCTCAGGCTGCTCTAAGATCCTGCTGCGCGGTCAGACTGCCTTCCAACGGAAAGGATCCACCCAGCTCTTCTGCTCCACCGTCTGTCTCACTGGGTTCACCCTGCCTGCCATCAAACTGAGAACCTGTTACCAGTGCCTCaa GGAGATCGAGGACCCCAAAGATGTGATCAGTGTCATTACAGACAATAACCTGAAGGATTTCTGTAGCCAGTTCTGCCTCTCCGTGTTCAACCGCAGGAGGAAACCAGGGCCTCTCTCCAAGCCTTCTGTCCAAGAGCCTGCCACCCTGAGGTGCAGTATGTGCAAGAAAAGCGACACG ATTCAGCACGAGGTGACTCACCAGGGCTCCTTGCACAAACTGTGCAGTGATGAGTGCTTCATGCGCTTCCGCTCCTCCCACAACCTGGTCATAAACGTCTGTGAGAGCTGTGGCGAGTACTGCGCCAGTGCTGACAGGAACTGCCGGAGACTTCGAGTAGAGGGGGTCACCATAAAGTTCTGTAGTCCTACCTGCATTAGCACTTATAAGCAG ACAACCACCAAGGTGATGCCGTGCGGACGCTGCCGTGACCTGAGGCTCATGTCTGACATGTTGGAGAGCACCGACTCGGAGGGCAAGGTGGAACTCTTCTGCAACTCCATCTGTGTCAATAAAAGCTGGCCTCAGAACGAACTGTCAG GAACGGCATTCCCATGTACCTACTGCAAAGTGAAGGCTGTCTCTCAGTACCACCTGGCCATGGTGGACGGCACCATCCGCAACTTCTGCTCCTACACCTGTGTCAAGACCTACCGG GAGGCCGAAGGCAGCCAGCCTCCCCCCCAGCAGGGCCAGATGAACGGCTCCTCGTCCACTGGTCCTCcccctccagcaccaccccaggGCTACTTCCGTCCTTATCCCCCGTCCTGGGTCCCCACTACTGGCCACCCATACGCTCCAGCCCAGACCTCTGCTCCACCTCTACCCTATGGAGCCACCCCAGACATGGCTAGGGCATATGGAGCAGGGCAGCATCAACCAGGGCTGCCcatgccccccccctcctcctctacctccacccccaaGGGGCATGTGAAACTCTCCTGCCATCAGTGCCCTCAGCAGTTCCGCTGGAAACCTGAGCTCTATGAGTACAAT GGTCGCACCATGCAGTTCTGTTCCAAACCTTGCTGTGTTGAGTTTAAGAAACAGCGTAATGTCATAGTGAGGTGTGAATACTGCAAACTGGAGAAGTTGGTCAAAGAAGTCATAAAATATGACTTCATCGATCGGCCCTTCTGCAGCGAGA GCTGTAATCTGCTCTTCAAGCACGACATGAAGGGGCCATGGCGGATGTGTGCCTACTGTGCCAACATCAGCCCCAATATGATCCACAACCACTTTGGTGGCAAGATGCAGGAGTTCTGCAGTGAGGCGTGCATGTCAAATTACACTGTTCTTTTCTATGAG ATGGCTAAGTGTGAGTGCTGCAGACGTCAAGGGAAGATGAAAGAGCAACTGAAGTGTTTTGGGGCTGTGAAGCTGTTCTGTACCTTGGAGTGTGTCATTCAGTACTGCTATCAGACCTTCCAACAGCACCCTTGGACTAGCAATGGCACCACTGCTACACAGG GTCCATCCCAAACTCCATTCCCCTTCTCCAAGCCAGCTCCTGTCATTGCTGATGTTGTATCGTTGGCCACCTCTCCTGCTGACCAGCCCCATACTACGGCTGCCACTGCCTTGACTG GAGCTCTTCCGACGTCTAACTCTCATGGCAAGAGCCTGGGCGATGCGAGCACCCAGACGGAAGCCATGAGGATCTCAGCCCGCCGGAGGATCATGAAGAACAAGGCCATCATCTGTAAACCCCTCATGCTGGACCAGCAGACCAGCTGCCAGATTCAGACGCAGACCACAGAGAAATCAATGACATTAACGG GGTTCGCAGAGACTGGGTTCACGTACACAGAGAACGGGGAGAAAGTGCGGGTGATTGTGATGCCTGTTCCTGTGCCAGTCTTCATCCCAGTGCCTATGAGCTTGTACAGCCAGTACACTCCTGTGCCCATGGGTATCCCTGTGCCT GTGCCAGTGCCCATGGTAATACCTCACTCGTTAAGCCGTTCAGAGCTCAAGGACAGAAAATACAATGTTCCATCTCAGACCATGgccgaggaggaggagaaagacaaACCTGTCTCCCATGGAG ATCAAGGCAGCGCCTACAGTGGGGACCTGGAGTCGGAGGCCGTGTCCACCCCCCACAGCTGGGGTGGAGAGGACGAGTCCACCTCCACATCCAACCCCCAGAGAGGGGCAGAGAAGCCTTCCGAGCACCCCAGCAcagctccctcctcccctcaactTTTGGACCTGGAGGCTGACTACCCCCCTG ATTCGTTTGATCCTGCTGCAGTGAAGGGGCAGAGACTGACTGTAAAGATTAGAAGACGAAAGAGACCCAGAGACGTCTTCCCTCCCAGTAAACGG AGTTGTAAGCGAAGTGGGACTATTGACATGGTGGAGCACACTGTTTCACTCCCTCCTGCCAGATCAAAACTCCATCACAAGTACGGGGTGAAAGCCTGGAAGAATTGGGTCCTGCAGAGGAACAAACAGATTGACTGTGAATTTTCCAAAGATGCCT CTAAATCTATGGTTGTGAAGGAGAACGTGTTGCAGTGTAACTCCTCTGAGCTTAGTTACGGCCTCTGTCATTTCATCAGTGAGGTCCGTCGCCCCAATGGCCAGGCCTACCCTGCTGACAGCATCTTCTACCTTTGTCTGGGCATACAGCAG TATCTATTTGAGAATGGAAGGCTAGAGAATATCTTCACTGATATGCTCTATCATAAGTTCAGCATGGAGATTACTATGATGCTACATTACTGGAGTCCTACCCTGCTGCCCAGCG GCTACCTGCATTCCCGTGTGGAGGAGGAGTACCTGTGGGACTGTAAACAGCTGGGATCCTACTCCCCCATCGTGCTGCTCAACACCTTGCTCTTCTTTGGCACCAAGCTGTTCCAGTTCAAGACCATGGGCCAACACAGACGTCTGTCCTTCACCAACTTCACCCGCTGTACCAGGGTCACCAAGAACGGCAAGAGCTCCTTCCTGAGGTTTAGGCCTGGTCAGGATGTGTCAGACACCCCCG ATCTGCTAGCTTTGCCTGCCAAGAGAAGGCTGGATGAAGAGGAAGGTGACATGGAGATGCCTGAGAATACTGAGAACCCACTACGCTGCCCTGTCAGACTCTACGAGTTCTACCTCTCCAAATG CTCAGACTCGGTGAAGAATAGACCACACCTGTTCTACTTGCAGCCAGAGCTCTCCTGTCACTCAAATAGCCTGCTGTGGTATTCTGCCCAGCAACTAGAAGGCCCTGCGCTGGAAAGCATGCTCACACGCATCCTGGCAGTACGGGAGGTCCACCTGGATGAGCTTCCGCTGCATAATCACTATACTGAAGCCTCCACAGATGATGACGATGACCATTTGTAG